The following proteins are encoded in a genomic region of Deltaproteobacteria bacterium:
- a CDS encoding thioredoxin domain-containing protein → MNRLGEEKSPYLLQHKDNPVDWYPWGEEAFQAARDQNKPIFLSIGYATCYWCHMMEKDSFERQEVADVLNHYFISIKVDREEHPDVDQIYMDAVMGLTGHGGWPMSVFLTPDRKPFFGGTFFWRAQFTELLKKIGEAWGEEPDKLIESGKELTLFLEGNDSAKLVCNIKGGDTQGCQPPDESLLKEALAQLSGSFDAVHGGFGLPPKFPHSMSLSLLLRIHQRTGDEKALAIATKTLEAMASGGIYDRIGGGFHRYATRADWNEPHYEKMLYDNALLSSTYLEAYQVTKGASPNEVSPKNKLYAEVARGTLDYVLKEMTDPEGGFYSAQDAGQVGKEGEYYRLNKEERSRHKPPDKDDKVLTSWNGLMIATMAQGYSILKESRYLEAAQKAARFIEQQLWRDGRLLRRWREGESRFDGTLVDYAFLIHGLLNLDEADADRHWRQWAKELQTKQDELFWDPEGGGYFFSASTETALIVRKKDFNDGATPSGNSIAALNLLRLHNMTDNAAYEKRAAVLLSIFSGLIPRYPASYAQALIAIDRRLNPPSPSSLP, encoded by the coding sequence ATGAACCGGCTTGGCGAAGAAAAGAGTCCCTACCTCCTTCAACACAAAGACAACCCGGTCGACTGGTACCCCTGGGGAGAGGAGGCGTTCCAGGCGGCCCGCGACCAGAACAAGCCGATCTTTCTCTCGATCGGTTACGCCACCTGTTACTGGTGCCACATGATGGAAAAAGATTCTTTTGAGCGGCAGGAAGTCGCCGACGTTCTCAATCACTATTTCATCAGCATCAAAGTCGATCGCGAGGAACACCCGGATGTCGATCAGATCTACATGGATGCGGTCATGGGATTGACCGGTCACGGCGGCTGGCCGATGAGCGTCTTTCTGACCCCAGACCGAAAACCTTTTTTTGGCGGCACCTTCTTTTGGCGCGCCCAATTTACAGAACTCCTGAAAAAGATCGGAGAGGCGTGGGGAGAGGAGCCAGATAAATTGATCGAATCCGGAAAAGAACTGACTTTATTTTTAGAAGGGAACGACAGCGCCAAACTTGTCTGTAATATTAAGGGGGGTGACACCCAGGGATGCCAGCCCCCCGATGAAAGCCTCCTGAAAGAGGCGTTGGCCCAACTCTCCGGGAGTTTTGACGCCGTTCATGGGGGGTTCGGGCTACCCCCAAAATTCCCGCACAGCATGAGTCTTTCCCTTTTGCTTCGGATCCACCAACGGACCGGCGACGAAAAAGCACTGGCCATCGCCACCAAAACCTTGGAGGCGATGGCCAGTGGCGGGATCTATGACCGGATCGGGGGTGGTTTTCACCGTTACGCCACACGCGCCGACTGGAATGAACCCCATTATGAAAAAATGCTCTACGACAACGCCCTTCTCTCATCGACTTATTTGGAGGCGTATCAAGTCACAAAGGGTGCGTCACCTAACGAGGTGTCACCCAAAAATAAACTTTATGCCGAGGTTGCCCGCGGGACACTTGATTATGTTTTGAAAGAAATGACTGATCCAGAAGGGGGCTTTTATTCAGCGCAAGACGCCGGTCAAGTGGGCAAAGAGGGGGAGTATTATCGTTTGAACAAGGAAGAGAGATCCAGGCACAAGCCGCCGGATAAAGATGACAAGGTCCTCACCTCCTGGAACGGCCTGATGATCGCCACGATGGCGCAGGGGTACTCGATTTTGAAGGAGTCTCGATACCTCGAGGCGGCCCAAAAGGCGGCCCGGTTCATCGAACAGCAACTCTGGCGAGACGGCAGACTCCTCCGTCGTTGGCGCGAGGGGGAGAGCCGCTTTGACGGGACATTGGTCGATTACGCCTTTTTGATCCATGGGCTCCTCAACCTTGATGAAGCCGATGCCGACCGTCACTGGAGGCAATGGGCTAAAGAATTACAAACCAAACAGGATGAACTTTTTTGGGATCCTGAAGGCGGCGGGTATTTTTTCAGCGCCTCTACAGAAACCGCTCTTATCGTCCGTAAAAAAGATTTTAACGACGGCGCTACCCCTTCCGGAAACTCCATCGCCGCCCTGAATCTCCTCCGACTCCACAACATGACGGACAATGCCGCTTACGAAAAAAGGGCGGCCGTTCTGCTCTCTATTTTTTCTGGTCTGATCCCCCGTTACCCCGCCAGCTACGCCCAGGCCTTGATCGCCATTGACAGACGACTCAACCCTCCTAGCCCCTCTTCACTCCCTTAA
- a CDS encoding amidohydrolase family protein, which produces MPLYCARYLLPIAGDPIEKGALLVEGADIVAVGTQEELIRRYPKTEQIDFGPAVLMPGLVNAHAHLDLMTSRLQWSEPKFVQSIIALVDYKKNLSPEGRRESIQTGLVRSLQSGTTCVADVGGYFDPGSLVDGLGLRLVAFSEILLSQQESIHKVFESSLDFVEEMKAAGSHRIRAGVAPYAPFMLSRHLLKVLAQHAMESKIPLQIHAAESFAEMQFFYDSKGEVAEYLFGHAGWGKNLPPPHRKTPIEYLASIGFLEAGPSLVGCLHLSEGDLRLIRQARSSVVHCPRSNIDLKLGKAPIRKILDAGIPVGLGTDLSFNQGSLKQGSMKHGSVSLWGEMRAALELHGSEGTPVTSEEVLEMGTLGGATALGLEGEIGSLEAGKKADFIVVAAKENLSLGELPAWLIGHTQEGSVKGVYLEGRPLKSSDKHV; this is translated from the coding sequence ATGCCTCTTTATTGTGCCCGCTACCTCCTGCCGATTGCTGGTGACCCGATTGAAAAAGGGGCCCTTCTTGTGGAGGGAGCCGATATTGTGGCTGTTGGAACCCAGGAAGAATTAATCCGGCGGTACCCGAAAACAGAACAGATCGATTTTGGTCCTGCGGTTTTGATGCCGGGGTTGGTGAACGCCCATGCCCATCTGGATCTGATGACCAGCCGGTTGCAGTGGTCAGAACCCAAGTTCGTCCAATCCATTATCGCCCTGGTCGATTACAAGAAAAACTTGAGTCCGGAAGGACGGCGGGAGTCGATCCAGACAGGACTTGTCCGATCACTCCAATCCGGCACCACCTGTGTGGCGGATGTTGGGGGGTATTTTGATCCGGGGTCTTTGGTGGATGGTCTGGGTCTCCGGCTGGTGGCTTTTTCCGAGATCCTCCTTTCCCAACAGGAGTCAATCCACAAGGTTTTTGAGAGTTCGCTTGATTTTGTGGAGGAGATGAAAGCAGCCGGCTCTCACCGGATTCGTGCCGGTGTGGCGCCGTACGCCCCCTTTATGCTCTCGCGGCATCTTTTAAAGGTGTTGGCCCAGCATGCGATGGAATCGAAGATCCCGTTGCAGATTCATGCGGCCGAATCGTTTGCCGAGATGCAGTTTTTCTACGATTCCAAGGGGGAGGTGGCGGAATACCTCTTTGGTCATGCCGGTTGGGGCAAGAATCTGCCGCCACCGCACCGCAAGACACCGATCGAATACCTCGCCTCCATTGGTTTTCTGGAGGCGGGCCCCTCGCTAGTTGGCTGTCTGCACCTCTCCGAGGGGGATCTTCGGCTGATCCGTCAGGCCCGTTCTTCGGTGGTCCATTGCCCCCGCAGTAATATTGATCTCAAACTGGGAAAGGCGCCGATCCGCAAGATTCTGGATGCCGGGATCCCGGTCGGGCTGGGGACCGACCTCAGTTTCAACCAGGGTTCCCTGAAGCAGGGTTCCATGAAGCATGGGTCGGTCTCCCTTTGGGGAGAGATGAGGGCGGCCTTGGAACTCCATGGTTCGGAAGGGACACCGGTTACCAGTGAGGAGGTTTTGGAGATGGGGACGCTGGGGGGGGCTACCGCCTTGGGTTTAGAAGGGGAGATTGGATCGCTGGAGGCTGGGAAAAAGGCTGATTTTATCGTGGTGGCCGCCAAAGAAAATCTCTCTTTGGGGGAACTACCGGCTTGGTTGATCGGTCATACGCAAGAGGGGAGTGTCAAAGGAGTTTACCTGGAAGGGCGTCCTCTCAAAAGTAGTGACAAGCATGTCTGA
- the smpB gene encoding SsrA-binding protein SmpB: protein MSEKIVATNRKAGFHYHLLDKYEAGMVLLGSEVKSLRDGQANLGDSYVMPKGNDLYLVNLHISVYPPANILNHEPLRSRKLLLHEREIDQILGKMKEKGLTVVPTKIYFKRGRAKVEIVLAKGKKFSDKRESLKKKVHDREMERGIKGVKRG from the coding sequence ATGTCTGAAAAGATCGTCGCTACCAATCGTAAGGCCGGTTTTCATTATCACCTTTTAGACAAGTATGAGGCAGGGATGGTCCTCTTGGGGAGCGAGGTCAAATCGCTTCGGGACGGACAGGCGAATCTTGGCGATAGTTATGTGATGCCTAAGGGGAATGATCTTTATCTGGTAAATCTTCATATCAGCGTCTACCCGCCGGCCAATATTTTAAACCATGAACCGCTCCGTTCCCGGAAACTTCTTTTGCATGAACGGGAGATTGATCAAATTTTGGGGAAGATGAAGGAGAAGGGGCTGACGGTCGTCCCGACCAAGATTTATTTTAAAAGGGGCCGGGCCAAGGTGGAGATTGTTTTGGCCAAGGGGAAGAAATTTTCAGACAAGCGGGAGTCACTCAAGAAAAAAGTTCATGACCGGGAGATGGAACGGGGGATTAAGGGAGTGAAGAGGGGCTAG
- a CDS encoding NAD-dependent succinate-semialdehyde dehydrogenase, which produces MPFQSINPATGELCKTYPETPRKEAERAAEEIHEGFHRWRRIPLSERAPLLKNLAQGLKKGKSRLAPLITQEMGKPIGQAEAEVEKCAWVTDFYADHAADYLNPKEVTSDASKSYIRYDPLGVILAIMPWNFPFWQVFRCAVPSLVAGNAIILKHAPNVPGCAIAIEELFTQAGLKEIFCSLFASLETTARLIESPFVQGVSLTGSDRAGSQVAALAGKHLKKVALELGGSDPFIVLEDADLKTAIPAAIAARMQNSGQSCIAAKRFLVTEKIAKKFEQALVEAVQEQKIGDPMDLTTTIGPIARADLLTNLVRQVEESRKQGAKVLVGGERWGKKGFFYLPTVLEEVRPGICAFEEETFGPVASLTTVKDENEAVALANKTAYGLGASLWTKDLAKAERLASQIEAGAVFINGVVHSDPRLPFGGIKRSGYGRELGREGILEFTNVKTVWIK; this is translated from the coding sequence ATGCCGTTTCAATCAATCAACCCGGCAACGGGCGAGCTTTGCAAGACCTACCCCGAAACCCCTCGGAAAGAGGCGGAAAGGGCGGCCGAGGAGATCCATGAGGGGTTTCATCGTTGGCGCCGGATTCCGTTGTCAGAGAGGGCTCCCCTCCTTAAAAATCTGGCGCAGGGACTTAAAAAAGGGAAATCCCGTCTGGCCCCCCTTATCACCCAGGAGATGGGAAAGCCGATCGGTCAGGCGGAGGCCGAGGTGGAAAAATGCGCCTGGGTAACCGATTTTTATGCCGATCATGCCGCCGACTACCTCAACCCGAAGGAGGTCACCTCCGATGCCTCAAAAAGCTACATCCGGTACGACCCGTTGGGGGTTATTCTGGCGATCATGCCCTGGAATTTTCCGTTCTGGCAGGTTTTTCGGTGTGCCGTCCCATCCCTCGTGGCGGGGAACGCCATTATTCTCAAGCATGCCCCCAATGTCCCCGGCTGTGCCATTGCGATTGAAGAATTATTCACCCAAGCCGGTCTGAAAGAGATTTTCTGCTCCCTCTTCGCCAGTCTGGAAACCACCGCCCGACTGATTGAATCCCCGTTTGTTCAAGGGGTCTCGCTGACAGGAAGCGACCGAGCCGGAAGCCAGGTGGCCGCACTGGCCGGAAAACACTTAAAGAAGGTGGCCCTGGAGTTGGGGGGCTCGGACCCGTTCATCGTGTTGGAGGATGCCGATTTGAAAACAGCAATCCCTGCCGCCATTGCCGCACGGATGCAAAATTCCGGGCAGAGTTGTATTGCCGCCAAACGGTTTTTGGTCACCGAAAAAATCGCCAAAAAATTTGAGCAGGCGCTGGTGGAGGCGGTGCAGGAACAGAAGATCGGGGACCCGATGGACCTGACAACAACGATCGGTCCGATCGCCAGGGCCGATCTCCTGACCAATCTGGTCCGTCAGGTTGAGGAGTCACGAAAACAGGGGGCCAAGGTCCTCGTCGGGGGAGAGCGATGGGGGAAAAAAGGTTTTTTCTATCTTCCCACCGTTCTTGAAGAGGTCCGTCCCGGTATTTGCGCCTTTGAAGAAGAGACCTTTGGACCGGTCGCTTCTCTGACCACGGTGAAGGACGAAAATGAGGCGGTTGCGCTGGCCAACAAAACCGCGTATGGTCTCGGGGCCAGTCTTTGGACAAAAGATTTGGCAAAAGCGGAACGGTTGGCCTCCCAGATTGAAGCGGGGGCTGTTTTCATCAACGGGGTTGTCCACTCGGACCCGCGTCTTCCGTTTGGAGGGATCAAACGTTCCGGCTATGGCCGCGAACTGGGACGCGAAGGGATTTTAGAATTTACGAACGTAAAGACTGTTTGGATTAAATGA
- the nuoB gene encoding NADH-quinone oxidoreductase subunit NuoB: MGLKELLGGAVVTTKLSEMVAWGRKNSLWPLPYGTACCAIEFMGTVSSVFDISRFGAELVRFSPRQADLLLVLGTINYKQAPILKRIYEQMCEPKWVIAAGACASSGGFYNNYSVLQGIDEIIPVDVYVPGCPPRPEAILNGILKIQEKIEVEAKRLREAS; the protein is encoded by the coding sequence ATGGGACTCAAAGAACTCCTGGGGGGCGCTGTCGTGACCACCAAACTCTCCGAGATGGTTGCTTGGGGGAGGAAGAATTCCCTCTGGCCGCTCCCGTACGGGACCGCCTGTTGTGCGATCGAATTCATGGGGACGGTCTCCTCGGTTTTTGACATCTCCCGTTTTGGGGCGGAACTGGTCCGTTTTTCCCCTCGCCAAGCCGATCTTTTGCTCGTGTTAGGAACGATCAACTACAAACAGGCGCCGATCTTGAAACGGATTTATGAACAGATGTGTGAGCCGAAGTGGGTGATCGCCGCCGGGGCCTGTGCCTCTTCCGGTGGTTTCTACAATAATTATTCTGTGCTCCAGGGGATCGATGAAATTATCCCGGTCGATGTTTACGTTCCCGGTTGTCCCCCACGTCCCGAGGCGATCTTAAACGGGATCCTCAAGATCCAGGAAAAGATCGAGGTGGAGGCGAAACGATTGAGAGAGGCCTCGTGA
- a CDS encoding NADH-quinone oxidoreductase subunit C, translating into MNLELLENQFGPLEKSEALGDWTLLVPREKSHSLLSFLRDTEGYQFDFLMDLCGVDYLGRQPRFEVVYHLYSLANNHRLRIRVALPEEDPVIDSAVNLWKTADWQEREVYDMLGIRFTGHPQLKRILLPETFEGYPLRKDYPMGKRQKIPVPVETP; encoded by the coding sequence ATGAACCTCGAACTTCTAGAAAACCAGTTTGGGCCTCTCGAAAAAAGCGAGGCGTTGGGTGATTGGACCCTCCTTGTCCCCAGGGAAAAGAGTCATTCACTCCTTTCCTTTCTCCGGGATACGGAGGGGTATCAGTTTGATTTCTTGATGGACCTCTGCGGTGTTGATTATCTGGGGCGCCAACCCCGCTTTGAAGTGGTCTATCATCTCTATTCCCTGGCGAACAATCACCGCCTGCGGATTCGGGTGGCATTGCCCGAAGAAGACCCGGTGATTGATTCCGCGGTAAATCTCTGGAAGACGGCCGATTGGCAGGAACGGGAGGTCTACGACATGCTGGGGATCCGGTTTACCGGGCATCCACAATTGAAAAGAATCCTTCTGCCGGAGACCTTTGAGGGGTATCCTTTGAGGAAGGATTACCCGATGGGAAAGAGACAAAAAATTCCGGTACCGGTGGAGACCCCTTAA
- a CDS encoding NAD(P)H-dependent oxidoreductase subunit E produces the protein MEFTPENKKKVSEILKRYPEGKVGRQAALLPLLRLAQEQFGFVSEEVMTYVASILDIPPAQIYGVATFYTLFNKKPVGKYHLQVCTNLSCCMEGAEETLSHLEKRLCIRSGETTPDGKFTLSEVECLAACGSGPVIQVNEEYHEDLKTTENVDRLLERLK, from the coding sequence ATGGAATTCACGCCAGAAAACAAAAAAAAGGTTTCCGAAATCCTAAAACGTTACCCGGAAGGAAAAGTGGGACGTCAGGCGGCGCTCCTGCCACTCCTCCGACTGGCGCAAGAACAGTTTGGTTTTGTGAGTGAAGAGGTCATGACTTATGTTGCCTCAATCCTGGATATCCCGCCGGCCCAGATCTATGGGGTGGCCACCTTTTATACCCTCTTTAACAAGAAGCCTGTCGGGAAATACCACCTTCAGGTCTGCACGAACCTTTCCTGTTGTATGGAGGGGGCTGAAGAGACCTTAAGTCATCTGGAAAAGAGGCTCTGCATCCGATCGGGTGAAACAACTCCGGATGGGAAGTTTACCCTTTCAGAGGTGGAATGTCTGGCCGCCTGCGGGAGTGGGCCGGTTATTCAGGTGAATGAAGAGTATCACGAAGATTTAAAGACAACGGAGAATGTTGATCGGTTATTGGAGAGATTGAAATAG
- a CDS encoding NADH-quinone oxidoreductase subunit D — translation MGQTAEKKPQTMVLNMGPSHPATHGAIRINIELDGETIVRAHPEIGYLHRAFEKHSEHGTWTMVIPYTDRLNYCSSLMNNVGYCRAVEKLLGIEIPERAVFIRVIICELSRIMDHLVCIGTSAVDLGALTNFWYFFNVREKIYDYTEKMCGTRLTTAYTRIGGLMRDLPDDFIKGIRQVLKELDKAIKEVATLLEKNRIFIDRTRGIGVISKEEAISYGFTGPCLRACGVPHDVRKAEPYYHYDEFDWEVPTRPNGDTYDRLMIRFDEMRQSRRIIEQAFDRLPDGPVIVNDPKIALPPKEKVYNSIEGLMNHFMLIIDGIKPPKGEVYSATEAANGELGFYIVSDGGPKPYRVRVRPPCFPIFSAFPKLVEGGMIADAVAVLGSLNIVVGELDR, via the coding sequence ATGGGCCAGACCGCAGAAAAAAAACCACAAACCATGGTTCTCAATATGGGTCCATCGCACCCGGCGACCCATGGGGCGATTCGTATCAATATTGAGCTGGATGGGGAGACGATTGTCCGGGCCCACCCGGAGATTGGCTACCTCCATCGGGCCTTTGAAAAACATTCCGAACATGGGACTTGGACAATGGTCATCCCTTACACGGATCGCCTTAACTACTGTTCTTCCCTCATGAACAATGTCGGTTACTGCCGGGCGGTTGAAAAATTGTTGGGGATCGAAATTCCGGAGAGGGCGGTCTTCATCCGTGTCATCATCTGTGAGTTGTCGCGGATCATGGATCACCTGGTTTGTATCGGGACCTCGGCCGTGGATCTCGGGGCCCTGACCAATTTCTGGTATTTCTTCAATGTCCGGGAAAAAATTTACGACTACACGGAAAAAATGTGCGGCACACGGTTGACAACCGCTTACACACGGATTGGTGGGCTGATGAGGGATCTTCCGGATGATTTTATCAAAGGGATCCGACAGGTCTTGAAAGAGTTGGACAAGGCGATCAAGGAAGTAGCGACTCTTCTGGAGAAGAACCGGATCTTTATTGACCGGACGCGGGGGATCGGCGTTATTTCCAAAGAGGAGGCGATCAGCTACGGTTTTACCGGGCCTTGTCTCCGGGCCTGCGGTGTCCCCCACGATGTCCGTAAAGCGGAACCTTATTACCACTACGATGAATTCGACTGGGAGGTCCCGACGCGGCCGAACGGAGACACTTATGATCGGCTTATGATCCGTTTTGATGAGATGCGCCAGTCGCGGCGGATTATCGAACAGGCATTTGATCGTCTTCCGGATGGCCCGGTGATTGTGAATGATCCCAAGATCGCGCTCCCTCCGAAGGAAAAGGTTTATAACAGCATCGAAGGATTGATGAATCATTTTATGTTGATTATCGACGGGATCAAGCCGCCCAAAGGGGAGGTTTATTCGGCGACAGAGGCGGCGAACGGAGAACTTGGATTTTATATTGTGAGCGACGGTGGGCCGAAGCCATATCGGGTTCGGGTTCGTCCCCCCTGTTTCCCGATTTTTTCCGCCTTTCCAAAACTGGTGGAAGGGGGAATGATTGCGGACGCGGTAGCGGTGCTGGGATCATTGAATATTGTGGTGGGAGAATTGGATCGATAA